DNA from Halobacteriovoraceae bacterium:
AAGAATGAAGGATTGGGTTCAAGATAATTTAGATGACAGAAATGAAAAATCCATGAAAATTTTGATCATCGATAAAGAATTAAAATTCATGGAAGGACAAGAAAAACCACTTGACGAATTTTCTTTTACAATAAGATTTCAGTCTTTCTTATCTCAAGAGCTTTATGAAATTGAACAAATTAGACCAAATATTTTAGCAATTGAGTTTTGGGAAACCAATGAAGAAGAATCACAAGATGATGACAAAAAAAATATGGCCCAAGCACCTCGAAAATTAGATAAAGAAGAAATTCCTGGTGATGATAGATCTCCTGTCGATCTACTTTCCCAAATCATAAGTAAAGTTAAATCTATGCAAGACTACAGGCCATTTGTAATTCTTTTCAATTGTAAAAGATTCAGTTCTGCCTCATTTCAAGATAGTTATAGATATCCTTTCATTATGGCCAATCAAAAACCTATGACTCTAGGTCTTGTTACAGATATGTCTGAATTATATAGAACCAAACAAGATGCAAAAGAAAAAACTTTAATCCAGCAGAAAATTCAGCTTCTAAAGAAAACTGATCCCCAAAAATATAGAAATATTACCGCAAATGATTTTAAAGAAGATAGATTCTATATAAAAAAATCTTTACCTCTTTCTATCTGTAAATTCAGTCATACCATAACAATTAATTCTCTGACTGAAACTGAATTGGTGTTCACTTCAAAAGTCGTTCTTCAATCCACTCGGTTTGAAATGCGTTTTCCAATAGACATGTTTATATGTACCATTCCCATAGAAGGGCAGCCATACAAAAAAGAATCCGGTGGTTTCATGTATCGGGCACTGATCTATGGAGTTGATGAGACCGCAAAAAAGAAGTTGAGACAGTATGTAAATGAAATTTTCTTTAGCTCTTTGAATGAAGAAAGACAGAAAGAACAAAAAGCATTCGAAGATTTAAATCGTCAAGCTATGGAAAATATAAAGCAATCAGGTCAATCTGATGATGATCCAGAAAAAGAATCCGCTTAATTTTTAACTCTGTACTGACAATTACAAATATTATTTGCTATAAATAGTCTTATGGAACTATTTTTTGATAAACAAATTGAAACTAAAATTAATAACCTCTCAATTCATAGACTGAGTAAATATCTCACCAGTATAGAAAATTTAAGAATTTTCATGGAGATACATGTTTTTGCTGTCTACGACTTTATGTCACTCCTGAAATCCCTACAAAGAGAAATCACTTGCGTTAATATTCCTTGGGCCCCATCGAAATATAGTAAAAATTCAGTTCGCTTTATCAATGAAATTGTTGTGGGCGAAGAAAGTGACCTGGATCTAGATGGAAACTTTAATGACCATTTTACCATGTATTTAGAGGCCATGGAGGAAATTGGTGCGAACACAACTGAAATTAAAAATTTTATCGAAAAAAAAGATCTTGCTATTATCAAAGACGAGGTTATACGAGATTTTTTACTTTTTAATTTCGATATAGCTCTAACAAAACCTCCCTACATTATTGCCAGTGTCTTTCTTTTTGGAAGAGAAGATATCATTCCCAAAATATTTTCACCCATTGTTGAAATCTTAAGAAAGAATTCCCTTCACTGTCCCAAATTACTCTACTATCTTGATAGACATATAGAACTAGATGGCAATCAACATAGTGTTTTAGCAAAAGCTCTCCTTGAAGAACTTTGTGAAGGAAAAAGTACAAAAATAATTCAGGCAAAGGAATTCGCACTAAGTGCTTTGTCATTAAGAGAAAAACTTTGGGATTTTACTATAGAGAAATTCAAATGACAGGTGAGTACGTTGCACTTTTTTTTTCTACTTTTCTATCTGCAACTCTCATTCCGATTGGATCAGCTCCTGTTGTTGCTTTGATGATCCAACAAGGTTATAACGTTCAAACCTGTCTTATTGTTGCCACTTTAGGCAATACCCTTGGTGGAATGACAAACTATGTAATTGGCCTGATGGGAAAACTTGAATGGGCCGAAAAATACTTGAAAATTAAACGTGAAAAAATTTACAAATTTCAATATAAGGTTCAAAAATATGGCCATCTTATTTCATTATTTACCTGGTTACCTGTCATTGGTGATCCTCTGTCTTTAGCTCTAGGCTACTTTAGAATACCTTGGTTTCTGGTTTTTGTTTTTATGCTCATTGGAAAATACCTTAGATATCTCGTCTGGGCACTGGTTACATTAGAAGTAATCAAGTCGGGTATCTTTTAGTTCAGATTAATTCAATCAACTAAAGAATTCTAACATCTCATAACTACATTGGCCGTCTATCTATCACAGTACTAAAATATAAACATTTGATTGTAAATCAAACTCATACACAACAAACCGATACATGTATAAAGGAGTATTCATGAAAAGTTTATTGTTAATAGCATTATTTAGCAGTGCAAGTCTATTTGCAAATTCTGCTTTTGAAAAACGCTTTGAAGTCTCATACAAAGATAACAATGCAGTCCAAATTTCTATCAGAGGAGCACAAGGATTTCATTTCTCATTGCAACCGTATCTTTCACTTATAAAAAAAATTCTCATCGAAGAACAAAATCAAATTAATACACTTGGATATGCCGATGAAATTCATGAACTTTTAGGTGAAGAATTTATTGATCTATCAAATCCCGCCACTTTGCAAGGAGGACAAATGAATCGTTCTCGTGCAAATTCTATGAAAACAAGAGATATTAAAAACATTGTTGATGCATTGAGAGAATTATCAAAGTACGATTTTAATGAAATCTTTTCAGATCCAAAGTTCATTGATACTTTAAGTCAATTAGAAGTGCGTATGAATAAAGCTCTTTCCTATATCAATCCAAATGTTCTGGCCCGCATGGATGATTCTCGCTTCTTTTACAAAAAAAACGTAATTGAAAAAGTATCGAAATGGGGACTTAATTTAGCAAAAAATCA
Protein-coding regions in this window:
- a CDS encoding DUF3050 domain-containing protein produces the protein MELFFDKQIETKINNLSIHRLSKYLTSIENLRIFMEIHVFAVYDFMSLLKSLQREITCVNIPWAPSKYSKNSVRFINEIVVGEESDLDLDGNFNDHFTMYLEAMEEIGANTTEIKNFIEKKDLAIIKDEVIRDFLLFNFDIALTKPPYIIASVFLFGREDIIPKIFSPIVEILRKNSLHCPKLLYYLDRHIELDGNQHSVLAKALLEELCEGKSTKIIQAKEFALSALSLREKLWDFTIEKFK
- a CDS encoding DedA family protein, which translates into the protein MGFYYREIQMTGEYVALFFSTFLSATLIPIGSAPVVALMIQQGYNVQTCLIVATLGNTLGGMTNYVIGLMGKLEWAEKYLKIKREKIYKFQYKVQKYGHLISLFTWLPVIGDPLSLALGYFRIPWFLVFVFMLIGKYLRYLVWALVTLEVIKSGIF